TTGTTGAAGAAGCCGGTGACATTGAAGCCCCAGCGCTGGCCTTCGTAGTACGCGGCCAGCTCGTAGTTGGTGCTGGTTTCCGGCTTCAGGTTGGGCGAGCCCACCAGCGGCAGCACGCCCTGTCCACCGAAGCCGGTGATGCCCGGGAACAGCTGGTCCGGACGCGGGGTCTTGTAGCCGGTGCTGACGCCACCCTTGAAGGTCCATGCGTCGCTGGCGTTCCACACCAGGTAGCCGCGCGGGCTGACATGGCTGCCGAATACGTTGTGGTCGTCGTAGCGCAGGCCGAAGGTGGCGGTGAGGGTGTCGGTCAGCGCCCAGTTGTCCTCGGCGAACAGTGCCCACATGCGGTGCTTCTGCTTGACGTTGCTGCGATAGCCGGCGCCGTCCATGCCGAACACACCGTCGACCATGTCAGTGTTGTTGTACTGGCCACCCACGGTCAGCTTGTGGGCGCCGAAGTCCAGGTCGAGCATGGTGTCGAGCACGTAGCCTTCCAGCTCCATGGTGCGCAGCGGGCGCGGCAGGAACGCCTGCAGGCGCGCCATCTCGCTCGGGTTCAGGGCAGCCAGGGCGTTGCCGCGGCCGGCCGCACAGTTGTTGGCAGCACCGGTGCGGCGGCAGACGTCATTCCACAGCGTCTGCAGGTTGGCGCGCTCGTCCAGGGTCAGCGGCAGTGAGCGGCCGAGGTTGCTGCTTTTGCTGTGGGTCAGCGAAGTCTGCCAGGTGCCGAAGCTGTAGCGGCCCTGGTGGGTCAGCGACAGCTGGTCGCGCTCGTAGCGCTGGTAGGCGGTGTAACCCACGCGCGGCTGCACCACGCGACGAGTGACGGTGCCGCTGCCGTTCGGGTTGGGAATGACGGCGTTGCCGACGCGCCACAGGCTGGCCAGGCTGTCGAGGGTGCCGGTCTGGCCTTCGCTGTTGTCGAACTTCTGCCGCGACACGTCGTAGTCCAGCCACAGTTCGTGGTCGTCATTGATGCGGAAGTCCAGCCGCACGCCGCTGTTCCAGTTGGTGTTGGCGACCGACTTGCCGCCGCCGCCGAAGCCGATGCTGCGCTCCCACAGGGTGCCATCCGGCAACGGCAGCGCATCCCATTCGGGGTTGGAGGCCTTGGCGTCGTAGTAGCTGCCACGTACCGCCAGGCTGAGGCGATCCTTCAGCAGCGGACCGCTGAGGTACAGGTCGGTGGTGCGTGCATCGCCGAACTGGTCATCCTGCTGCACCGTGAAGCCCTGGGTCAGCGCGCCGTGCCAGCTGTCCTGGTTGCGGCGGGTGATGATGTTGATGACGCCGCCCATCGCGTCCGAGCCGTACAGCGTGGACATCGGCCCACGCACCACTTCGATGCGCTCGATCGCATCCAGCGGCGGCAGGTAGGCGAACTGGCCGCCGCCGAAGTTGTTCGGATAGATCTGGCCGACATTGCTCTGGCGGCGGCCGTCGATCAGCACCAGGGTGTACTCGGACGGCAGGCCGCGCATCGAGACGGTGGCGCGGCCGTTCTTGTCGGTCGCTTCCAGGCCGACATCGATGCCTTCGACGTCGCGCAGCGCGTCGACCAGGCTGGTATACGGGCGCTTGCTCAGTTCCTCGCGGCTGACCACGCTGATGCTGGCCGGGGCATCGATCACCTTCTGTTCGAAGCCGGAAGCGGTGACCACCACCTTGTCCAGCGTCTGCGGCGCGCCGGCGGCGTCACCGTGGGCGAAGGCAGGGCTGGCGAAAGCCGCCAGCACGGCGCTGGTCAGCAGAGTACGGGACAGGGACGAACGGACACGATGGCGCTGGGCCATGGCAGTTACCTCGAAGGATGCAGGGTGGTGCGACGCCGTGCGCGAAGGGCGCGGCAGGTACGGAAGGCCCGGTCAGGGGCGGCAGGGATGAAGCAGGCAGCGGCGTGCAGGCGCGACCACGCGGGCGGTCACGTCGGGCCGTGGATCAGGCGAGCGGCGGCGCCTGGCCGCGTTGCTGGCGACGCCCGGGCGCATCGGCCCAGGGCGTGTCCGGAGCGGCCAGCGGCCAGTCCGGGCGCACGCCGGGCATGGCCGGCGTGGCGGGTACGAGTTCGAGTTCAGTACGCAGCCAGTGGCTGGCCAGCAGCAGGGGTGGGCGTACCTTCTCGGCCGATTTCACCGGAGCAGAGGCGCAGCGGCGCAGCTTGGCCGGGGCCTCTTCCTGCAGGGGCGCTTCGCCTCCGCGCTCTTCCAGCGGCATCTGCACGGCCATTCCGGCGTGGGCCTGTGGCAGCAGTGGCACAGTGCCCAGCAGCAAGGCCAGCATCGCCACCCACGCCAGCAGGCTGGCCAGCGCGGGACGCTGGCCGCGCATGGCGGTACCCATCTTGCGATGGATGAGTGGGCGAGGGCGAAGCGGGCGCAGCAAGCGGGGTCCCCAAGGGTCTGCCGGCAGCGGCCGGCATCAACGGGGCGTGATTGTAATGAGAGCTGTTAGCCGTTGCAAATGAGAATGATTGCCAAAATATCGCTGGCCGGCCAGGTGGGGCTCAGACTTCGCTCCAGCGCCGCAGCAGGTTGTGGTACACGCCGGTCAGCTGCAGCACCGCCTCGGCGTCGCCGCCGGTCTGCCGCAGGCGCTCGATCGAGCCATCCATTTCCCACAGCAGGCGCCGCTGCACGTCGTCGCGGATCATGCTCTGCACCCAGAAGAACGAGGCCACGCGCGCACCGCGGGTGACCGGCCGCACCTGGTGCAGGCTGCTGGACGGATACACGATCAGGTCGCCGGCCGGCAGCTTCACCTCGTGCTCGCCGTAGGTATCGCTGATGACCAGCTCGCCGCCTTCGTACTCGTCCGGATCGGACAGGAACAGTGTGCAGGAGATGTCCGAACGCAGCTGCTCGCCATTGCCCAGGTTCATCACCGCGCCATCGACATGGAAGCCATAGGTGCCGCCACCGCTGTAGCGGTTGAAGCGCGGCGGCAGGTACTTCAGCGGCAGCGCTGCGCTGAAGAACAGCGGGTGCCGGGCCAGCGCGACGAGGATGATCTCGCCGAGTTCGCGGCGCAGCGGCGAGGCCTCGGGCAGCTGCTGGTTGTGCTTTGCCTGTGCGCCCAGATGCCCCACGGTTTCGCGGCCATCGGTCCAGTCGGCGGCGTCGAGGCGGCGACGGAAGTCGGCGACCTGGTCGACGCTGAGAATGTCGGGGATGTGCAGCAGCATGCGGGACTCCTCAGAGGGACGGCGGTGCGACCAGGGCGCGCACCTGTGGATGCGGCGACGCCGCCAGTTCCGGCACGATGTGCGCCATGAACGCTGGGCTGCCGTGCGCCAGTGCGAGCCGCAGCCAGTGCATGGCCTCCTCGAGGTGGCCGGCCTGCAGCAGGATCGAGGCGTAGTTGGCCTGGCCGCGGAAATCACCGGCTTCGGCCGCGCGCTGGTACCAGGCGAGCGCAGCCTGCGGATCGGGTGCGGTATCCAGCCCGTCTTCGAGGTGGCGGGCCAGCAGGTTCATCGATTTGGCGTGGCCCAGGTGCGCGGCACGGGTGTACAGGGCCAGTGCCTGCGCGCGGTCCTGCGGAACGCCGCGGCCGGTGGCCAGCAGGTTGGCCAGGTTGTATAGGCCCCAGTCCAGCCCGGTGTCGGCGGCGCGCCGGTACCACACTGCCGCCAGCGTCGGGTTGGCCGTGGTGCCGTGGCCCAGCTCATGGCAGCGGCCGAGCATGTTCATCGCCATCGGCGCGCCGTTGTTGGCGGCGGTTTCGTACCAGAGCAGCGCGGCCGAGGTGTCCTGCGCGGTGCCTTTGCCTTCCATGTGCATCTGCGCGAGCAGCAGTTGTGCATCGACCTGTCCAGCCTGCGCGGCGTCGCGCACGCGTGCGAACGCGGCCTGCGGATCGTGCTGCAGCAGCTCGGCCAGGGCGTCGGTGTCGATGGGAGTGCGGGTAACCATGGGGTGAGTATCGCCGGAAACAAAAACGGCGGCAGGAGAGCCTGCCGCCGTGGTGGAGCGAAGTTACATCAGAACTTCACGTTCAGTGCCAGGGTGGCCGAACGACCCGGGGCGATGCTCGCGTAGTGCGAGGCATAGGCCTTGGTGAAGTAGGTCTTGTCGGTCAGGTTCTGCACGTTGAGCTGCAGGCTGATGTTGTCCTGGATCGCGTAGCTGGCCATCGCGTCGAAGCGGGTGTAGCTCGGGATCCACTTGGTGTTGGCGACATCACCGTACTGCTTGTCCGCGTAGAACGCACCGGCGCCGATGGTCAGGCCGATCGGGAAGCTGTAGGTGGTCCACAGGTTGGCGCTGTGCTTGGCGGTGTTCGGGAACACGTTGCCGTTGTACGGCGACGGCACGTAGACGTTGGACGGGCAGGTGCGGCCGGACACGGCGCAGACAAAGCCGTTGTCCTTCAGTTCCGAGTCCAGGTAGGTGTAGCCGCCATACAGGCTCCAGGCGTCGGTCAGCTGGCCGGTGAAGCCCAGCTCGAAGCCGTTGATTTCCTTCTTGCCGGCGTTCTGGCTGGTGCCGTTGTCGACGGTCACGCGTGCGTTGTTCATCACGGTGTGGAAGATCGCGGCGGTCAGGTTCAGGCGATTGTCGAACAGGTCCCACTTGGTACCCAGTTCGAGGTTCCTGGTGTCCTGCGGCTTGAGGTCGGCCACGGCGGCGCTCAGGCCGTCCGAACCATCACCACCGTCCATGCCCGGCGGGGTCGAGGAGGTGCCCCACGACAGGTAGATGCTGCCGTTCTCCAGCGGCTTGAAGACGACGCCAGCCTGGTAGTTCAGGAAGTCGTTGTCATTGCGCACGCGGGTCGGTGCCTTGCCGGCCACCGGAGTGGTCAGGGTGGTGCTGTAGTCGTCGTAACGCAGGCCGACGTTGAAGCTCCACTGGGCGTTGAGCTCGATGGTGTCGAACAGATAAGCGGACTTGGTCTTGGTGCGCTGCTCGACGTCCAGTGCCTTGTCGCTGCGGTACACCGAATGGGTGGCCGCCCACGGATCACGCGGGTTCGGATTGGCGAAGTCGGTGCAATTGTAGCCGGTGGCCGCGCCCGTGGTCGGGCACTTGCTGTTGCCGGTGAGCGGGTTGCTGGTGCCCGGGGTCATCAGATAGCTGCCGCGGGTCATCTTCTCGTCGCTGTATTCCACGCCAGCGCTGTAGCTGTGCTTGAGCACGCCGGTCTGGAAGGCACCAGTCAGGCCCAGCTGGTCGGCGAAGCTCTTGACGTCGACGGCGCGGGCGTTGGTACGGCGCCACAGGGTGCCGTAGTTGTTCGGGTTGCCCTGGCTGTCGTCCGGCTGGGTCCACAGGTAGTCGTTGCTGGTGTTGCCCAGGCGCGCGATGTTGCGCAGCTTGTGGCCGCCGAAGTCGTAGCTGGCATCCAGGGTGCTGATGTCGGCGCGGGTACGCTGGAAGTCACGGTCGACCAGGCCGTAGTAGTTGTTGCGGTCCGGCACCATCGGGCGGCCGTCGATCCACTTCGAGGCCGGTGCACCGTTCGGGTTGCCATAGGGGAAGCCACCCGCGTCGGGCAGGTCATCGCTCTGCATGTGGTAGTGGCTGGCGATCAGCTGCGCCGGGCCGTTCAGGCCGAATGCGATCGACGGCGCGATGCCCCAGCGGCTGACATTGGCAGCGTCACGGCCGGGGATGTCCGACTCGTGCTTCATCAGGTTCAGGCGGGCGGCGATGCCATCGCCCAGCACGTAGTTGGCATCCACGGTGCCGCGCGCGTAGCTGTCGGTGCCGATGCCCATGCTGGCGCTGGTCTCGTTCTTCAGCTTCGGCGTCTTGCTCACCAGGTTCAGGCTGCCACCACCGGAATCACGGCCACCGTAGGCCGAGCTCGGGCCCTTGACCACTTCCACCTGCTCCAGGTCGAAGATTTCGCGGGTCTGTGAGCCGACGTCACGCAGGCCGTCGACGAAGATGTTGCTCTGCGAATCGAAGCCACGGATGAAGGGGCGGTCGCCGGTCGGGTTGCCACCTTCGCCGGCACCGAAGGTGATGCCCGGCACCATGCGCAGCGCATCCTGCAGGTTGGTCGCACCGGTTTCGGCGATCAGCTTCTCCGAGACGATCGACACCGACTTCGGGGTGTCCAGCAGTTCTGCGGTGAACTTCGGCGAGGACGGATTGAACCAGCTGCCACGCACCTGCACCCTGTCCAGGTCGGTGGCCTTGCGGGAGGCAGCGTCAGCGCTGTCGGCAGCCTGTGCGGCCAGCGGCGCGAAGCCGGCGGCCAGGGTGGCGGTGGCGAGCAGGGAAACGCGCGGGGCGTGCTTGCGGGACGTGATGTGGGTCATGGCTTGGGGGTAGTGGCTGGGATCGGGAAAGGGCGAGGGCCGAAGCGCAGACAGCGCGACGACACGTAGGGGGGCTTTTGTAGCGCCGAGCCGATGCTCGGCTACGCGGCGGACGACATCAGGCGCACGGCAACGGCCGCAGGGCGCCTCAGCTGGCGTGCGGTGCGGGCGGTGCGGGCGGTGCGTGGCCGGGATTCAACCGCAGTGCGGGATCGCGCAGCTGCCAGCGCAGGGCGTCGGAACGCCACAGCGGGATATGCGCGACCAGGGTGGCGCGCGCGGGGGGCATGCCGGTGCAGGGCGAGGTGCCCTCGCCATCAAGCGGGGGTTCCGGTGCCGGTGCGGCGTACTGCGGGCATTCGTCCGCCGGCGGGGCCGGCAACGGCATGACCTGGCGCAACCCTTCGGCATGTGCCTGCCATCCATGGGCAGTCGGGTCATTGCTGCGTCCTTCGTGCAGCGCCGACCAGCCCAGCAGCAGCGTCAGCAGCACGGCCACAGCCAGTGGCCACCCCTGGCGGGCGAGCTGGCACAACGTGGCAGTGGGCGCGGGCGAAGCCATGGCGCGGGGGGCGGATCGTTACGAAGGTGTTACGCAGGATAACATCAACGATAATGATTCGCATATGCGCAATCAGGCCAGCCAACCGGATGGCCGAAAAGCGCCCTGAAGGGGCGCTCAGTGCGTTCACGTGGACCCACCCTGGGAATGGATGCTTTCCGGAAGGGCGCGCCCCTGCCGGGCGCGCCGCCTCAATCCCGGTCGTCGCGGGTCCAGACGGCGTCGTGCTCGCGCTTCACCGGGAACTTGGGCACCGGGGTATAGGCCGGTGCGCACAGGGCGCGGCCATCGCGCACGTCGAAGCGCGCGCCGTGCAACACGCACTCCACGCTGCCTTCGGCGGTGTTGAACTCGCCCGAGGACAGCTCGAACTCCTCATGCGTGCACTGGTCTTCCAGCGCATACAGCTCGCCGTCGAGGTTGAACACCACGATCGGCGTGCCGGTCACTTCGTCGAACACGCTCTTCATTTCACCCGGCAGCAGCTCATTGCCGGCACAGACAAAGGTCCAGGTATCGCTCACGCGGCTGCTCCGGCCAGCGATTTCTCCAGGATCTCGAAGCGCAGGTCGTCGCGCTTGGGGATGCCGAAGCGTTCGTCGCCATACGGGAACGGCTTCTTGATGCCGGTGCGCTGGTAGCCACGGCGCTCGTAGAAGGCGATCAGTTCGTCGCGCACGTCGATCACCGTCATCTGCATCACCGGCACCTTCCATTCGCGTGCGGCGTGTGCTTCGGCGGCGTCCATCATCTGCTTGCCGACGCCGCCGCCCTGCTGGGCCGGGTCGACCGAGAACATGCCGAAGTAGCCCTTGCCGCCGACATCGGCGACGTGGGCGCAGGCCACCAGCTGGCCCTCGCGCTCGGCCAGCAGGATGGTGGAGCGCGGGCGGTCGAGGTCGGCCTGGATGCCTTCGGCGTCGATGCGGGCGCCATCCAGCAGGTCGGCTTCGGTGGTCCAGCCGACGCGGCTGGCGTCGCCGCGGTAGGCCGAGGTGACGAGGGCGATCAGGGCGGGGATGTCAGCCGGCGTGGCGGCGCGCAAGGTCAGGGTGGTCATGGCCCCATTCTAGGTGGGGCGGGGGCGGGCGCAAATGGGGGAGGGGTCTGGGGGAGGGGTCAGATCCCTTTGTGCAGCAAAGGGCTCTGACTCTTCAGCCCTAGGAAACGCTCATGCCACGCCCCCGAAGGATCGATGCGCCCGGATACCCGCAACATGCCGTTCAACGTGGCAACAATCGCCAGCCCGTGTTCTTCACGAATGACGACCGCGTGGCCTACCTGCGTCTGCTGTGTCATCACGCAGACCAGCAGCACTGCCGGGTTCACGCTTATGTGCTTATGGACGATCACGTCCATCTTCTGGCAACGCCTGATGTCTGCGGCGGGCTGTCACGGATGATGCAGGCGGTGAGCCGGACCTACGTACGTCGGGTGAATGATCGGCAGGGCCGCACCGGCACGTTATGGGAAGGCCGCTTCCACTCCACGCTGGTGGATACGGACCGCTATCTGCTGGCCTGCCAGCGCTACATCGAGCTCAACCCGGTCCGGGCGGAGAAGGTGGCGCATCCTGGTGACTATCGCTGGTCGAGCTATCGCGCGAATGCGCAGGGCAGGGTGAACGCATTGCTCGTGCCGCATCCGGCCTTTGAGTTGATTGCCACCGATGTCGATGA
This portion of the Stenotrophomonas sp. WZN-1 genome encodes:
- a CDS encoding GNAT family N-acetyltransferase, whose protein sequence is MTTLTLRAATPADIPALIALVTSAYRGDASRVGWTTEADLLDGARIDAEGIQADLDRPRSTILLAEREGQLVACAHVADVGGKGYFGMFSVDPAQQGGGVGKQMMDAAEAHAAREWKVPVMQMTVIDVRDELIAFYERRGYQRTGIKKPFPYGDERFGIPKRDDLRFEILEKSLAGAAA
- a CDS encoding tetratricopeptide repeat protein, whose amino-acid sequence is MVTRTPIDTDALAELLQHDPQAAFARVRDAAQAGQVDAQLLLAQMHMEGKGTAQDTSAALLWYETAANNGAPMAMNMLGRCHELGHGTTANPTLAAVWYRRAADTGLDWGLYNLANLLATGRGVPQDRAQALALYTRAAHLGHAKSMNLLARHLEDGLDTAPDPQAALAWYQRAAEAGDFRGQANYASILLQAGHLEEAMHWLRLALAHGSPAFMAHIVPELAASPHPQVRALVAPPSL
- a CDS encoding TonB-dependent siderophore receptor, translating into MTHITSRKHAPRVSLLATATLAAGFAPLAAQAADSADAASRKATDLDRVQVRGSWFNPSSPKFTAELLDTPKSVSIVSEKLIAETGATNLQDALRMVPGITFGAGEGGNPTGDRPFIRGFDSQSNIFVDGLRDVGSQTREIFDLEQVEVVKGPSSAYGGRDSGGGSLNLVSKTPKLKNETSASMGIGTDSYARGTVDANYVLGDGIAARLNLMKHESDIPGRDAANVSRWGIAPSIAFGLNGPAQLIASHYHMQSDDLPDAGGFPYGNPNGAPASKWIDGRPMVPDRNNYYGLVDRDFQRTRADISTLDASYDFGGHKLRNIARLGNTSNDYLWTQPDDSQGNPNNYGTLWRRTNARAVDVKSFADQLGLTGAFQTGVLKHSYSAGVEYSDEKMTRGSYLMTPGTSNPLTGNSKCPTTGAATGYNCTDFANPNPRDPWAATHSVYRSDKALDVEQRTKTKSAYLFDTIELNAQWSFNVGLRYDDYSTTLTTPVAGKAPTRVRNDNDFLNYQAGVVFKPLENGSIYLSWGTSSTPPGMDGGDGSDGLSAAVADLKPQDTRNLELGTKWDLFDNRLNLTAAIFHTVMNNARVTVDNGTSQNAGKKEINGFELGFTGQLTDAWSLYGGYTYLDSELKDNGFVCAVSGRTCPSNVYVPSPYNGNVFPNTAKHSANLWTTYSFPIGLTIGAGAFYADKQYGDVANTKWIPSYTRFDAMASYAIQDNISLQLNVQNLTDKTYFTKAYASHYASIAPGRSATLALNVKF
- a CDS encoding non-heme iron oxygenase ferredoxin subunit, with translation MSDTWTFVCAGNELLPGEMKSVFDEVTGTPIVVFNLDGELYALEDQCTHEEFELSSGEFNTAEGSVECVLHGARFDVRDGRALCAPAYTPVPKFPVKREHDAVWTRDDRD
- a CDS encoding TonB-dependent receptor, coding for MAQRHRVRSSLSRTLLTSAVLAAFASPAFAHGDAAGAPQTLDKVVVTASGFEQKVIDAPASISVVSREELSKRPYTSLVDALRDVEGIDVGLEATDKNGRATVSMRGLPSEYTLVLIDGRRQSNVGQIYPNNFGGGQFAYLPPLDAIERIEVVRGPMSTLYGSDAMGGVINIITRRNQDSWHGALTQGFTVQQDDQFGDARTTDLYLSGPLLKDRLSLAVRGSYYDAKASNPEWDALPLPDGTLWERSIGFGGGGKSVANTNWNSGVRLDFRINDDHELWLDYDVSRQKFDNSEGQTGTLDSLASLWRVGNAVIPNPNGSGTVTRRVVQPRVGYTAYQRYERDQLSLTHQGRYSFGTWQTSLTHSKSSNLGRSLPLTLDERANLQTLWNDVCRRTGAANNCAAGRGNALAALNPSEMARLQAFLPRPLRTMELEGYVLDTMLDLDFGAHKLTVGGQYNNTDMVDGVFGMDGAGYRSNVKQKHRMWALFAEDNWALTDTLTATFGLRYDDHNVFGSHVSPRGYLVWNASDAWTFKGGVSTGYKTPRPDQLFPGITGFGGQGVLPLVGSPNLKPETSTNYELAAYYEGQRWGFNVTGFFNKFEDKIASGGTFPNCEVARAGSGYCVDIGPGWAALGYSTFTQSVNIDKAETRGAELAAHVDLLDSLQLRGNYTWTKSEQTSGAQKGLPISGTMPARHMANASLNWQVNEAISLSLIGEGRYDRYRDTLLDANGASHTRYYEDYTIFHLGGSWKATPWLTVNARVNNLFDKDFVSQSCLLISQSEFNCVDDYATKDQRRSYWISLNAKF
- a CDS encoding transposase, which codes for MFFTNDDRVAYLRLLCHHADQQHCRVHAYVLMDDHVHLLATPDVCGGLSRMMQAVSRTYVRRVNDRQGRTGTLWEGRFHSTLVDTDRYLLACQRYIELNPVRAEKVAHPGDYRWSSYRANAQGRVNALLVPHPAFELIATDVDERRRCYAEFIEQGIPAQDLSSIRKAVQSQRRMAATLMGSEPFRGVKGI
- a CDS encoding Fe2+-dependent dioxygenase, coding for MLLHIPDILSVDQVADFRRRLDAADWTDGRETVGHLGAQAKHNQQLPEASPLRRELGEIILVALARHPLFFSAALPLKYLPPRFNRYSGGGTYGFHVDGAVMNLGNGEQLRSDISCTLFLSDPDEYEGGELVISDTYGEHEVKLPAGDLIVYPSSSLHQVRPVTRGARVASFFWVQSMIRDDVQRRLLWEMDGSIERLRQTGGDAEAVLQLTGVYHNLLRRWSEV